Proteins found in one Zea mays cultivar B73 chromosome 1, Zm-B73-REFERENCE-NAM-5.0, whole genome shotgun sequence genomic segment:
- the LOC103639488 gene encoding intermediate cleaving peptidase 55, mitochondrial, producing the protein MAMAARLLRATEVASRFLSASHGFVQRAAYTAGGIVDVGQPTPQSHPELLADGEITPGITNEEYISRRKKLLEVLPEKSLAIIASADQQMMTDVVPYPFRQNGDYLYITGCTQPGGVAVLSEETGFCMFMPDTNKEDLVWQGETAGVEAAVDFFKADKAFPLSQMQKILPELIEQSKGVYHNVNTTSSYKNLDAFRRASLNNKVKDLTNYTDELRWVKSKSEIKLMRESASIVSQSLLQTMLMSRTHREESQLAAKIEYECKMRGAQRMAFHPVVGGGANGSIIHYSRNDRKIRTGDLLLMDVGCEYHGYLSDLTRTWPPCGRFSPAQEELYSLILETNKECIKLCKPGTSINEIHNHSVKLLIKGFQELRILEKGKSIQYNYLNPTAIGHSLGMDIHDSMTLPKDKPLEPGVVITIEPGVYIPAAPVLNERAPSRYRGMGIRIEDEVLITDDGHEVLTASVPKEVSHLTTLMNMGRGGSAADAHGHELRAACS; encoded by the exons ATGGCCATGGCGGCGCGGCTGCTGCGAGCAACCGAG GTGGCATCTCGATTTCTATCTGCTTCCCATGGTTTCGTCCAGCGAGCTGCATACACAGCTGGTGGGATAGTCGATGTTGGCCAACCAACACCCCAGTCTCATCCAGAG TTATTAGCTGATGGAGAGATCACACCAGGCATCACAAACGAGGAATACATCTCTAGAAGAAAAAAACTTTTAGAGGTGCTACCAGAGAAGAGCTTGGCCATTATTGCTTCTGCTGATCAGCAGATGATGACTGATGTAGTGCCATATCCATTCAGACAGAATGGTGATTACCTGTATATTACAGGTTGTACACAACCCGGTGGAGTAGCAGTTTTGAGTGAAGAAACAGGGTTCTGCATGTTCATGCCAGATACAAATAAGGAG GATTTAGTTTGGCAAGGTGAAACTGCTGGAGTTGAGGCTGCTGTGGATTTCTTTAAAGCAGATAAAGCATTTCCACTTAGTCAGATGCAAAAG ATCCTTCCTGAACTGATTGAGCAATCAAAAGGGGTGTATCACAATGTGAATACAACATCTTCTTATAAGAACTTGGATGCCTTTCGTAGGGCATCACTCAACAATAAAGTAAAAGATCTTACAAATTACACTGATGAATTACGGTGGGTCAAGTCGAAATCAGAAATTAAGTTGATGAGGGAATCAGCATCTATTGTTTCTCAG TCTCTTTTACAAACAATGTTGATGTCGAGGACCCACAGAGAGGAAAGCCAGTTGGCAGCTAAGATTGAATACGAGTGCAAAATGAGAGGTGCCCAAAGAATGGC GTTCCATCCCGTAGTTGGTGGAGGAGCAAATGGCAGCATTATACATTATTCAAGAAACGATAGAAAA ATCAGGACAGGTGATCTTCTGCTCATGGATGTTGGCTGCGAGTATCATGGCTACCTTAGCGATCTGACTCGAACATGGCCACCCTGTGGCAGGTTTTCACCTGCTCAG GAAGAGCTGTACAGCCTAATACTGGAGACAAATAAGGAGTGCATAAAGCTCTGTAAACCCGGCACAAGCATTAACGAGATACACAATCATTCG GTAAAGCTGTTGATAAAGGGATTCCAAGAACTGAGGATCCTGGAGAAGGGGAAATCCATCCAATACAACTACTTGAACCCAACCGCAATAG GCCACTCGTTAGGCATGGATATTCATGACTCCATGACACTCCCCAAGGACAAGCCCTTGGAGCCTGGCGTC GTAATAACGATCGAGCCCGGGGTGTACATCCCGGCGGCCCCGGTCCTGAACGAGCGCGCGCCGAGCAGGTACCGCGGTATGGGGATCCGGATCGAGGACGAGGTCCTCATCACCGACGACGGCCACGAG GTGCTGACGGCGTCGGTGCCCAAGGAGGTCTCGCACCTGACCACCCTGATGAACATGGGCAGGGGCGGCTCGGCTGCGGACGCCCATGGCCATGAGCTGCGAGCCGCCTGCAGCTAG